The proteins below come from a single Polynucleobacter sp. MWH-UH23A genomic window:
- a CDS encoding FAD-binding oxidoreductase: MDPHGKFIEECQQIIGIQNVLISDLDKKPFLIDWSKRYSGKAIAVLKPKTTEEVLALVRLCNQENIAITPQGGNTGLCGAATPRLHGNSVVISTTRLNAIREIDLDNSTITVEAGTILSQVQDAALNANMLFPLSLAAEGSCTIGGNLGTNAGGVQVLRYGNMRDLTLGLEVVTPSGDILHGLRGLRKDNTGYSLKDLYIGSEGTLGIITAATLKLFPLPQSKATSLVAIKNIESAIKLIELARKRCNADLTAFELISTRALCLVESKAKNWESTFSAKSGWTILLEFSSMEDSERSRSQLEILLTEAFELKLIDDAIIANSIQQSKDLWSIRESIPEAQLKLGTIIKHDISVPISKIADFVKDTEVKINARWPDTQTIIFGHVGDGNLHYNLAPLAADMSSNNMESKRQEINELVHNQVYLYSGSFSAEHGIGQAKREELPLRKDSVEIKLMRTIKKALDPKNLMNPEKVL, translated from the coding sequence CCAAAACCACCGAAGAAGTATTGGCCTTAGTACGACTCTGCAATCAAGAAAATATTGCCATCACTCCACAGGGTGGTAACACTGGTCTATGTGGTGCCGCTACGCCAAGGTTGCATGGAAATTCAGTTGTCATAAGCACTACTCGCTTAAATGCCATACGCGAAATTGACTTAGATAATTCCACTATCACCGTAGAGGCGGGCACAATCCTCTCTCAAGTTCAGGATGCAGCGTTAAATGCCAACATGCTATTCCCATTAAGTTTAGCCGCCGAGGGAAGCTGCACAATTGGAGGAAATTTAGGCACCAATGCCGGTGGCGTTCAGGTGCTGCGATATGGAAACATGCGAGATCTTACTCTAGGGTTAGAGGTAGTAACTCCAAGTGGCGATATTTTGCATGGCTTACGTGGCTTACGCAAAGACAATACTGGATACTCTTTAAAAGATCTTTATATCGGATCAGAGGGTACGCTTGGAATCATTACAGCAGCAACACTTAAGCTCTTTCCGCTTCCCCAATCTAAAGCAACCTCATTGGTTGCCATTAAAAATATTGAGTCGGCTATTAAGTTAATCGAATTAGCCCGCAAAAGATGCAATGCCGATCTAACAGCGTTTGAACTCATATCTACCCGTGCACTTTGTTTAGTTGAAAGCAAAGCTAAAAATTGGGAGTCCACCTTTAGCGCTAAATCAGGTTGGACGATTTTGCTAGAGTTCTCCAGCATGGAGGATTCGGAACGAAGCCGTTCCCAACTTGAAATATTGCTTACAGAGGCTTTTGAACTAAAGTTAATTGATGATGCCATCATTGCTAACTCAATCCAACAGAGTAAAGATTTATGGAGCATTAGAGAGAGCATTCCCGAAGCCCAGTTAAAGCTTGGAACCATCATTAAGCACGATATATCTGTACCGATTTCAAAAATTGCTGACTTTGTTAAAGATACTGAAGTCAAAATTAATGCGCGCTGGCCGGATACACAAACCATCATCTTTGGTCATGTTGGCGATGGAAATTTGCACTACAACTTAGCCCCTCTGGCAGCAGATATGTCCTCCAACAACATGGAATCAAAGAGGCAGGAAATTAATGAGCTCGTTCACAATCAAGTCTACCTATACTCGGGATCTTTTTCTGCCGAACATGGCATTGGGCAAGCAAAGAGAGAAGAGCTACCCTTAAGAAAGGATTCTGTTGAGATTAAACTGATGCGCACAATTAAAAAGGCTCTTGATCCAAAAAACTTAATGAACCCTGAAAAAGTTCTTTAA
- a CDS encoding sulfite exporter TauE/SafE family protein, which yields MFELIDPVHFALATLIIFGAYFIFGISGFGSSIVAVPFLVQMYPLKSVVPMMVIIDICASLYVGKKSSKDANLKELKWLFPFSLVGMILGIVLLIKAPSEPLLIILGCFAALNGVRVLWQRNLEIVDPISKWWAAPFGFLGGTFTALFATGGPIYVSYLGLRINDPRALRATMAFAIFMLTFLRLTLMLVTGLILSWPVMGLAVCLMPATFLGIWLGTHVHTKLSNAGMRIAYGSILIFAGVTLLARQIP from the coding sequence ATTTTTGAATTAATTGATCCCGTCCACTTTGCATTAGCGACGCTAATAATTTTTGGCGCTTACTTTATTTTTGGCATTTCAGGATTTGGATCATCCATTGTTGCAGTTCCGTTTTTAGTGCAGATGTATCCACTGAAGTCTGTAGTACCAATGATGGTGATAATTGATATTTGCGCTTCCTTGTATGTTGGAAAAAAATCCTCAAAGGATGCCAATCTCAAAGAGCTAAAGTGGTTATTTCCTTTTAGCTTGGTTGGCATGATTTTGGGTATCGTCTTATTGATTAAGGCCCCAAGCGAACCTCTTTTGATTATTTTGGGGTGCTTTGCTGCGCTAAATGGAGTGCGAGTATTGTGGCAAAGAAATCTGGAAATAGTTGACCCCATTAGCAAGTGGTGGGCTGCACCGTTTGGATTTCTGGGTGGAACATTTACAGCACTATTTGCAACGGGTGGTCCAATTTATGTTTCTTACTTGGGTTTGCGTATCAATGACCCTAGGGCATTGCGTGCCACGATGGCATTTGCCATTTTTATGCTGACATTTCTACGGCTAACTTTAATGCTGGTTACAGGCTTGATTCTAAGTTGGCCTGTAATGGGGTTAGCTGTTTGTTTAATGCCAGCAACATTTCTTGGAATCTGGCTTGGAACCCATGTGCACACCAAGCTAAGCAATGCGGGAATGCGGATAGCCTATGGATCAATTTTGATTTTTGCAGGCGTCACTTTGCTTGCTCGACAGATTCCTTAA
- a CDS encoding FAD-binding protein, with the protein MSSIPTIDTDILILGSGGAGLFAALHAHQANPELDITIAVKGLLGKCGCTRMVQGGYNVALAEGDSVERHFMDTIDGGKWLSNQELAWTLVSKAVERIHELENELGCFFDRNPDGTVHQKAFAGQTFDRTVHKGDLTGIEIINRLAEQVWSRGIHRLEEHRAIELIHSKDGKALAGVLMLNMQTGQFVLVRAKAVLLATGGGPTMYKYHTPSGDKSCDGLAMALRAGLTLRDMEMVQFHPTGLLAGPGTRMTGTVLEEGLRGAGGYLLNGNKERFMGNYDSRNERATRDIVSRSINSEIRAGRATPNGGVYIQMSHLGPENVRKQFKGMVERCADSGFDLANDLVEVVPTAHYMMGGLVFKKDCSTDLPGLFAAGEDTGGVHGANRLGGNGVANSTVFGGIAGESMAQWVSSQELRECNLDEVAASIRLHEEPLKKEAGDIELIRDALAECMWDDVGISRTKDSLLRARHRLQELASQLKQMGVGNIQREYSNTWQDWMNLQNLILVSQAVTEAALSRENSRGAHYRDDFPDPGSLEESYYTAVNLNRDELSIQNRPVQFTMIKPGQTIL; encoded by the coding sequence ATGAGTAGCATTCCAACCATTGATACTGATATTTTGATTTTAGGATCGGGTGGTGCGGGCTTATTTGCCGCATTACATGCACATCAAGCTAATCCAGAATTAGATATCACCATTGCGGTAAAAGGATTGCTGGGCAAGTGTGGCTGTACTCGCATGGTTCAGGGCGGGTATAACGTTGCTCTTGCGGAGGGCGATTCCGTTGAGCGCCATTTCATGGATACGATTGATGGTGGTAAGTGGTTATCCAATCAAGAGCTAGCATGGACATTAGTCAGCAAAGCGGTTGAGCGCATTCATGAGCTTGAGAATGAATTAGGATGTTTTTTTGACCGCAATCCTGATGGCACTGTCCATCAAAAGGCATTTGCAGGACAGACTTTTGACCGCACTGTGCATAAAGGCGATTTAACTGGAATTGAAATTATTAATCGTTTAGCTGAACAGGTTTGGTCAAGAGGAATTCATCGTCTCGAAGAGCATCGTGCTATTGAATTGATACATAGCAAAGACGGCAAAGCGCTTGCGGGCGTTTTGATGCTCAATATGCAAACCGGGCAGTTTGTATTGGTCCGCGCTAAAGCAGTATTGCTAGCAACTGGTGGCGGGCCAACAATGTACAAGTATCACACGCCATCTGGGGATAAGAGTTGTGATGGCTTAGCGATGGCATTGCGCGCAGGTTTAACTTTGCGTGACATGGAAATGGTTCAATTTCATCCAACTGGTTTATTGGCTGGACCAGGCACTCGCATGACGGGTACAGTTCTAGAGGAAGGTTTGCGTGGTGCGGGTGGATATCTCTTGAATGGAAATAAAGAGCGCTTCATGGGTAACTATGATTCACGTAATGAACGAGCTACAAGAGATATTGTTTCTAGATCGATTAATTCTGAGATTCGTGCTGGGCGTGCTACCCCAAATGGAGGTGTTTATATCCAAATGAGTCATTTGGGCCCAGAAAATGTGCGCAAGCAATTCAAAGGAATGGTAGAACGATGTGCTGACAGCGGCTTTGATCTAGCTAATGACTTGGTGGAAGTGGTGCCCACAGCCCATTACATGATGGGTGGTTTAGTTTTCAAAAAGGATTGCAGTACCGACCTTCCCGGTTTGTTTGCGGCAGGTGAGGATACTGGCGGAGTCCATGGCGCCAATCGTTTAGGTGGCAATGGGGTTGCTAACTCAACTGTGTTCGGAGGCATAGCAGGCGAATCCATGGCACAGTGGGTTAGCTCGCAAGAATTGCGTGAATGTAATCTAGATGAAGTAGCCGCTAGCATTCGTCTGCATGAAGAGCCTCTAAAGAAAGAGGCAGGAGATATCGAGCTGATTCGTGATGCTCTAGCGGAGTGTATGTGGGATGATGTCGGTATTTCAAGAACAAAAGATAGCTTATTGCGCGCACGCCACCGTCTTCAAGAGCTTGCATCTCAATTAAAGCAAATGGGCGTTGGTAATATTCAGCGGGAGTACAGTAACACCTGGCAGGACTGGATGAATTTGCAGAATTTGATTTTGGTTAGTCAAGCTGTAACTGAAGCTGCTTTATCTAGGGAGAATTCTCGTGGGGCTCACTATCGCGATGACTTCCCTGATCCAGGTTCTCTAGAAGAATCGTATTACACCGCCGTAAATCTGAACCGAGATGAATTAAGCATCCAAAATCGGCCAGTTCAGTTTACGATGATTAAGCCAGGTCAAACAATATTGTAG
- a CDS encoding fumarate hydratase C-terminal domain-containing protein, with protein sequence MAHYNLPTPVSEEDIRKLRINDTVTLQNTLFGIRDATQIHMFDHGRKTRFDLNGHAVIHTAPNVRKVPMSSEFPAGYQPICIGTTTSDRMERFTRPLMSQNGVRMIVGKGGMREGSSQAFQELGGVYLAIIGGTAALETTWIEQIEDVDMDDLNPESLWRFKIKDFGPLLVAMDSHGGSIYQEVKGDVARNKDAVLKSLGIHS encoded by the coding sequence ATGGCTCATTACAACCTCCCAACCCCTGTTAGCGAAGAAGATATTCGTAAGCTTCGTATTAACGATACGGTTACTCTGCAAAACACACTGTTTGGCATTCGTGATGCAACTCAAATTCATATGTTTGATCACGGTCGTAAGACACGTTTTGATTTAAATGGTCATGCCGTAATTCATACGGCGCCGAATGTGCGTAAAGTGCCTATGAGTTCAGAGTTTCCTGCGGGGTATCAACCTATCTGTATTGGTACGACTACATCAGATCGAATGGAGCGCTTTACTAGACCCCTAATGTCACAAAATGGCGTACGTATGATTGTTGGTAAGGGTGGTATGCGTGAGGGCTCTTCTCAAGCATTTCAGGAATTAGGTGGCGTCTATCTCGCCATTATTGGTGGTACAGCAGCTTTAGAAACCACCTGGATTGAGCAAATTGAAGATGTGGATATGGATGACCTTAATCCTGAGTCACTGTGGCGCTTCAAGATTAAAGATTTTGGACCACTATTGGTGGCAATGGATAGTCATGGTGGCAGCATTTATCAAGAAGTCAAAGGGGATGTGGCACGCAACAAGGATGCTGTTCTGAAGAGCTTAGGAATTCATTCATGA
- a CDS encoding fumarate hydratase, with translation MQLQMNLVEEACKELYIRALKILPDDIKAGIDKLDKSETDKRAQVVLKTMITNISVAEREDNLLCQDTGLPIYNVKIGSNVQFDGMALKAAIRKGCERATKEYPLRSSVVHPITRKNNHTSCGIDMPAIHIDFCDDLESIEIEMVPKGSGSENNSFLKMAIPADGIAGVKAFVIESVVSAGGKTCPPTIVGVGIGGTSDQCVAMAKRAATRALGSACSDEEGAKLERELSAAVNKLGIGPQGLGGDGTAFAVHVELAHTHITLNPVAVNMQCHSARRARATIIPAGIKFGF, from the coding sequence ATGCAGTTACAAATGAATTTGGTTGAAGAAGCCTGTAAAGAGCTTTACATTCGAGCCCTAAAAATACTTCCTGATGACATCAAGGCTGGTATTGATAAACTCGACAAGTCTGAGACGGATAAGCGTGCACAGGTTGTTTTGAAAACCATGATCACGAATATTTCAGTTGCAGAACGTGAAGATAACCTTTTGTGTCAAGACACTGGGCTGCCAATCTATAACGTAAAAATTGGTAGTAATGTTCAATTTGATGGCATGGCTCTAAAGGCGGCTATCCGTAAGGGGTGCGAACGTGCTACTAAAGAGTATCCATTGAGATCTTCTGTAGTTCATCCCATTACGCGTAAAAATAATCACACTTCATGCGGTATTGATATGCCCGCTATTCATATTGATTTTTGTGATGATCTGGAATCGATAGAAATTGAGATGGTGCCAAAGGGGAGCGGCTCGGAAAACAACTCCTTTTTAAAAATGGCTATTCCGGCTGATGGTATTGCTGGAGTCAAGGCATTTGTTATTGAGAGTGTTGTGTCTGCAGGAGGTAAGACTTGCCCGCCAACTATTGTAGGGGTTGGCATTGGCGGAACATCTGATCAATGTGTCGCAATGGCAAAGCGGGCTGCAACTCGCGCTTTAGGTAGTGCATGTTCTGATGAGGAGGGTGCCAAGCTTGAGAGAGAGTTAAGTGCCGCCGTGAACAAATTGGGCATTGGTCCTCAGGGATTGGGTGGTGATGGTACCGCCTTTGCTGTTCATGTTGAGTTGGCTCATACCCATATCACCTTAAATCCGGTGGCAGTCAATATGCAATGCCACTCTGCTCGTAGAGCGCGTGCAACTATTATACCTGCTGGCATTAAGTTCGGCTTTTAG
- the sdhC gene encoding succinate dehydrogenase, cytochrome b556 subunit, producing MRARPKLDIRAKRHLSYFAYACHRFSGLVLACFIPLHFLMLSQSLRGAEGFQKSLGLTDFWVFKFGEWTLVILLAIHLAGGVRLLMIEFGPWHGLRKCWIQISILFAIACGILFLSLAN from the coding sequence ATGAGAGCTAGACCAAAGCTGGATATTCGGGCTAAACGCCACTTATCTTATTTTGCTTATGCTTGCCATCGATTCTCCGGCTTAGTGCTTGCCTGCTTCATTCCATTGCATTTTTTGATGTTGTCGCAATCATTGAGAGGTGCTGAGGGATTTCAGAAATCTCTTGGTTTAACAGATTTTTGGGTATTCAAGTTCGGGGAGTGGACACTTGTTATTTTGCTTGCAATTCACTTGGCTGGTGGTGTTCGCCTGCTCATGATTGAATTTGGGCCGTGGCATGGCTTACGTAAATGTTGGATTCAGATTTCTATCTTGTTTGCGATCGCATGCGGAATTCTATTTTTATCTTTAGCTAACTAA
- a CDS encoding succinate dehydrogenase, whose protein sequence is MSGVLQAKLWYAQRISAMVLGICVAVHLLIIFYAIRGGLSAQEILGRTQGNISFAIFYETFVLACFVHAPIGVANILQETFPKSRLVKPISSLLAILILVLGTVAVFGVFTGGA, encoded by the coding sequence ATGAGTGGCGTTCTTCAGGCAAAACTTTGGTATGCGCAACGAATTAGCGCAATGGTTCTTGGTATCTGCGTTGCTGTCCATTTGCTAATTATTTTTTATGCAATACGAGGCGGGTTAAGCGCGCAAGAGATTTTAGGGCGCACCCAGGGAAACATTAGCTTTGCAATTTTTTATGAGACTTTTGTGCTTGCCTGTTTTGTGCATGCACCGATAGGTGTTGCAAATATCCTTCAGGAAACTTTTCCGAAGAGCAGGCTGGTAAAGCCCATTTCTAGTTTGTTGGCAATCTTGATATTGGTTTTAGGCACAGTAGCGGTCTTTGGTGTATTCACAGGGGGTGCTTGA
- a CDS encoding succinate dehydrogenase/fumarate reductase iron-sulfur subunit — MSNTDLKVKVWRGGQEGEFVEYLVPRNPNQTVLDVVTYIQRKLDSTLSYRFACRVGMCGSCAMTVNGVARWTCRTHVSQIVEGDALEIAPLNNLPVIKDLATDMREFFNKWKGAVGFFKGNQTRHDDFAKVEPDSKERQLANAGIECIGCGVCYASCEVVEARPNYLGPAALNRAWTLLNDVRDTQQLERMRAVAGDAGCHACHTQGSCTERCPKAIEPTASIAGLKKLVAKAAVRGSKWGKL; from the coding sequence ATGTCAAATACAGATCTCAAAGTAAAAGTCTGGCGCGGTGGGCAAGAGGGCGAATTCGTCGAATACTTGGTACCGCGTAATCCAAACCAAACGGTTTTGGATGTGGTCACCTATATCCAACGCAAACTCGACTCAACGCTGAGCTATCGCTTTGCTTGTCGCGTAGGTATGTGTGGTTCATGTGCAATGACGGTGAATGGCGTTGCAAGATGGACTTGTCGGACCCATGTATCTCAAATTGTGGAAGGGGATGCTTTAGAAATAGCACCACTGAATAACCTGCCAGTTATTAAAGATCTTGCAACGGATATGCGTGAGTTCTTCAATAAATGGAAGGGTGCAGTTGGATTTTTCAAGGGTAATCAAACGCGGCATGATGATTTTGCAAAAGTTGAGCCAGATTCTAAAGAGCGTCAATTAGCAAATGCTGGAATAGAGTGTATTGGTTGTGGTGTTTGTTATGCATCCTGTGAGGTGGTTGAAGCTAGGCCCAACTATTTAGGCCCCGCGGCTCTTAACCGCGCATGGACTCTGTTGAATGATGTTCGGGATACTCAGCAGCTTGAGCGGATGCGTGCCGTTGCAGGTGATGCTGGTTGCCACGCATGCCATACCCAAGGATCCTGTACTGAGCGTTGCCCCAAAGCAATAGAACCAACAGCAAGTATTGCGGGATTGAAAAAATTAGTTGCAAAAGCAGCTGTGCGTGGCAGTAAGTGGGGTAAGTTATGA
- a CDS encoding LysR family transcriptional regulator: MSSIRILKNFLVIARHKSVAAASREIGLTPAAAGQQIQQLEEEIGLELFDRTKRSLSLNTSGRSLIEPIQEIIARYEALGSNLKSDLSGTIVIGALVSSLMGAFGKTLNELKLRYPDLEIKLLAGLSSNFLDQVLEGSIDGAIVTESPFALPQNIQWTELYREPMILITPTLDSKNFTKPSSSKLKLPFIRFERNTWTGHLVDQTIKANKLSIEESMELNSVEAIIELVRQGIGYSIVPKLANIPWGTDRQLAIQKLPGKTIYRKVGLLERKKHNRQNITLAIKQLFLSDN, translated from the coding sequence ATGTCCAGTATCAGAATCCTCAAAAACTTCCTTGTGATTGCTCGCCACAAGAGCGTTGCCGCAGCCTCACGTGAAATTGGACTTACGCCGGCAGCGGCCGGCCAACAAATCCAGCAACTTGAAGAAGAAATCGGGCTGGAGCTTTTTGATCGCACCAAACGCTCACTTAGCTTAAATACAAGCGGTAGGTCCTTGATTGAACCAATCCAAGAAATCATTGCACGCTATGAGGCTCTTGGGTCGAATTTAAAATCCGACTTAAGTGGCACCATTGTGATTGGCGCTCTTGTTTCATCGCTCATGGGTGCATTTGGAAAAACGCTCAATGAGCTAAAACTGCGTTACCCTGATTTAGAAATCAAATTACTAGCGGGTCTTTCAAGCAACTTTCTAGACCAAGTCTTAGAAGGCAGCATAGATGGGGCGATTGTTACAGAATCGCCATTTGCCCTTCCTCAAAATATCCAGTGGACAGAGCTCTACAGGGAGCCGATGATTCTGATTACCCCCACCCTAGATTCGAAGAATTTTACAAAACCTTCTTCTTCAAAACTCAAACTACCATTTATTCGATTTGAACGAAATACTTGGACTGGTCATCTAGTTGATCAAACCATTAAAGCAAATAAATTATCTATAGAAGAAAGCATGGAGCTCAACTCTGTTGAGGCAATTATTGAACTGGTCAGGCAAGGGATTGGCTACTCAATAGTTCCCAAGTTAGCTAATATCCCATGGGGAACTGACCGGCAACTTGCCATTCAGAAGCTACCTGGTAAAACAATTTATAGAAAAGTTGGCCTACTAGAACGCAAAAAACACAACCGTCAAAATATTACTCTAGCGATAAAACAATTATTCTTATCTGATAATTAA
- the fdx gene encoding ISC system 2Fe-2S type ferredoxin has protein sequence MTQIVVLPHSEYCPEGAVVEVSPGTSICEALLENDIPIEHACDMVCACTTCHVIVKEGYQSLNPPDENEEDMLDRAWGLNSQSRLSCQAIVAKEDLVIEIPKYSINHAKENH, from the coding sequence ATGACCCAAATTGTTGTTCTACCTCATAGTGAATATTGCCCAGAAGGTGCAGTTGTCGAGGTCTCACCGGGCACATCTATTTGCGAGGCTTTGTTGGAAAATGACATTCCAATTGAGCATGCCTGTGATATGGTTTGTGCGTGCACTACTTGCCATGTGATTGTGAAAGAGGGTTATCAAAGTCTCAATCCGCCAGACGAGAATGAAGAAGATATGCTTGATCGTGCTTGGGGATTGAATTCTCAATCACGTCTATCTTGCCAAGCAATTGTGGCTAAAGAGGATTTAGTAATTGAGATTCCCAAATACTCAATCAATCACGCTAAAGAGAATCATTGA
- the hscA gene encoding Fe-S protein assembly chaperone HscA, with translation MALLQISEPGKSLAPHQRRIAVGIDLGTTNSLVAIVRDALPKVLPDEQGRELLPSVVRYLPNGRTQAGFEALESAVSDPKNTIISVKRFMGRGLSDVENSESAPYDFVDQPGMLKLRTVAGDKSPIEVSAEILARLRQLAEDSVSEDIVGAVITVPAYFDDAQRQATKDAAKLAGIEVLRLLNEPTAAAIAYGLDNASEGVYAVYDLGGGTFDISILRMSRGVFEVLSTGGDSALGGDDFDHRLYCWVLEQAKLPPLSVHDHRTLLQACKHAKELLSHNPLARVHETLSDGTVVNVGVSQAQFFEITQNLVTKTLMACKKALRDAGLKSADVKGVVMVGGSTRMPNVQRAVGELFGTQPLNNLNPDQVVALGAAMQADLLAGNQSKDDEWLLLDVIPLSLGLETMGGLVEKIIPRNTPIPVARAQDFTTFKDGQTALAIQVVQGERELAQDCRSLGRFELRGIPPMAAGAARIRVTFQVDADGLLSVSATEQGSGVKASIDIKPSYGLTDAEITRMLQDGFASAKEDLLARSLREEQVSAQRLIDAVQAALVSDRHLLSQEEQSAIDREIEKLQIILNEETDSAIVRKAVDHVAQATDEFAQKRMNASIQKALAGKNVTEI, from the coding sequence ATGGCTTTATTACAAATCTCCGAACCAGGTAAATCGCTCGCACCGCATCAGCGTCGCATTGCTGTTGGCATTGATTTGGGTACAACGAACTCGTTAGTGGCGATTGTTCGAGATGCGCTACCAAAGGTATTGCCAGATGAACAAGGTCGTGAGTTGCTCCCTTCAGTCGTGCGTTACTTGCCCAATGGCAGAACTCAGGCAGGTTTTGAAGCCTTAGAGAGCGCAGTGAGCGACCCAAAAAATACCATTATTTCAGTAAAGCGCTTCATGGGTCGTGGCTTAAGTGATGTCGAAAATAGCGAAAGCGCACCATACGATTTTGTAGATCAACCTGGTATGCTGAAGTTAAGAACAGTTGCTGGCGATAAAAGTCCAATTGAAGTTTCTGCAGAAATTTTGGCAAGATTGCGTCAGCTTGCTGAAGATTCTGTTTCAGAAGATATTGTTGGCGCAGTAATTACTGTGCCAGCTTATTTTGATGATGCACAGCGTCAAGCAACCAAAGATGCTGCTAAGTTGGCCGGCATCGAAGTACTCCGCTTATTAAATGAGCCGACTGCTGCGGCGATTGCCTATGGATTAGATAATGCTTCTGAGGGTGTTTATGCCGTCTATGATCTTGGCGGCGGAACTTTTGACATTTCTATTTTGCGAATGAGTCGAGGTGTCTTTGAGGTACTCTCTACTGGTGGAGATTCTGCATTAGGCGGGGATGATTTTGATCATCGCCTGTACTGTTGGGTTTTAGAGCAGGCAAAGCTACCGCCCCTATCTGTACACGACCATCGCACATTACTGCAAGCTTGTAAGCATGCAAAAGAACTACTAAGTCACAACCCTTTGGCGCGTGTGCATGAAACACTATCCGATGGAACCGTAGTAAATGTTGGTGTTAGCCAAGCCCAATTTTTTGAGATTACTCAAAACCTAGTAACTAAAACCTTAATGGCATGTAAGAAAGCTTTGCGTGACGCTGGCCTGAAGTCCGCAGATGTAAAAGGTGTGGTAATGGTGGGCGGCTCTACACGCATGCCTAATGTGCAGCGTGCAGTTGGCGAGCTATTTGGCACCCAACCATTAAATAATTTAAATCCTGATCAAGTGGTTGCATTGGGTGCCGCTATGCAAGCTGATTTATTAGCTGGCAATCAAAGTAAAGATGATGAATGGTTGTTGTTGGATGTGATCCCATTGTCCCTCGGTTTGGAGACTATGGGCGGTTTAGTGGAAAAAATCATTCCACGTAACACCCCGATTCCTGTTGCTAGGGCACAAGACTTTACAACTTTTAAAGATGGACAAACAGCTCTGGCTATACAAGTAGTACAGGGCGAGCGTGAGCTAGCTCAAGACTGCCGCTCTCTTGGCCGTTTCGAGTTAAGGGGAATCCCTCCGATGGCAGCTGGTGCCGCGCGCATACGCGTCACCTTCCAAGTGGATGCTGATGGCTTATTGTCAGTAAGCGCAACAGAGCAAGGCTCGGGCGTGAAAGCCTCAATCGATATAAAGCCTTCTTATGGCTTAACAGATGCTGAAATCACTCGGATGCTGCAAGATGGTTTTGCCTCTGCCAAGGAGGATTTGCTTGCGAGATCCCTAAGAGAGGAGCAAGTCAGCGCGCAACGCTTGATTGATGCTGTACAGGCTGCTTTAGTAAGTGATCGACATCTTTTGAGCCAGGAGGAGCAGTCTGCTATTGATCGCGAGATTGAAAAATTACAAATCATCCTAAATGAAGAGACTGACAGCGCAATTGTTCGTAAGGCTGTTGATCATGTAGCACAAGCTACTGATGAATTTGCTCAGAAGCGCATGAATGCCAGCATTCAAAAAGCTTTAGCTGGCAAGAATGTTACCGAGATTTAA
- the hscB gene encoding Fe-S protein assembly co-chaperone HscB, whose product MANLSASDDYFRFFGLNQQFNIDLPALDQAYLAIQKEVHPDRHARGSEAEQRIAMQMATLANTAYQTLKNPIQRGLYLCQLNGVDAKLETNTAMPAAFLMKQMEWRDTLDEQAEELPELEALMTEVEQSRSDILGEITQAIDGSKNYQRAAELLRGLLFIDKFAIELDDAIAALI is encoded by the coding sequence GTGGCGAATCTTTCCGCGTCTGACGATTACTTTCGATTTTTTGGCCTCAACCAGCAATTCAACATCGACTTGCCTGCACTCGATCAGGCTTACTTAGCAATTCAGAAAGAAGTACATCCAGATCGCCATGCTCGTGGTAGTGAGGCAGAGCAACGAATTGCGATGCAAATGGCAACCTTAGCCAATACAGCATATCAAACCCTCAAGAATCCAATTCAGCGGGGGCTTTATTTATGTCAGCTCAATGGGGTGGATGCTAAGTTGGAAACGAACACCGCTATGCCGGCTGCCTTTTTAATGAAGCAAATGGAGTGGCGTGACACGCTCGATGAGCAAGCAGAGGAGTTGCCAGAGCTTGAGGCTCTTATGACTGAAGTAGAGCAATCCAGATCAGATATCCTGGGGGAAATTACTCAAGCAATTGATGGCTCCAAAAATTACCAACGTGCCGCTGAGCTACTCAGAGGGCTATTGTTTATCGATAAATTTGCAATCGAGCTAGATGATGCAATTGCGGCGCTCATTTAG